A region of Aquarana catesbeiana isolate 2022-GZ linkage group LG08, ASM4218655v1, whole genome shotgun sequence DNA encodes the following proteins:
- the LOC141104925 gene encoding uncharacterized protein, with protein MFVTMNVLLYIQSGNLWDDNFVFKEEYKDEDEEYGVMEEFSEGHRDMMEPPNTRNPPERCPRPLYSRDSTQEGHTIPHHHQSGNLRECKVEVKKEIKEEDDEDGVMEESEIPKGHKDLYQDIMVESSSYRNSPERCPRPLYSRDSTQEDHTIPYYYKSGDPIDIEFEVKSEEEERYVRDDQQSMEEDGITGTFIEEDTPTEISTGGSLTLNTFLHPYCSLIGPE; from the exons atgtttgttacaatgaatgttttattatatattcagagtggaaacctctggGATGATAATTTTGTatttaaagaagagtataaagatgaggatgaggagtatggagtgatggaggagttttctgaAGGACAcagggatatgatggagccacctaataccaggaacccaccagagagatgtccccgtcctctgtattcccgggattccacacaggaaggtcacaccatccctcaccatcatcag agtggaaacctgagagagtgtaaagttgaggttaaaaaagagataaaagaggaggatgatgaggatggggtgatggaggagtcagagattccaaaaggacacaaagatctgtaccaggacatcatggtggagtcatccagctacagaaactcaccagagagatgtccccgtcctctgtattcccgggattccacacaggaagatcacaccatcccttactattacaag agtggagatccaatcgatatagaatttgaggttaaatcagaagaagaagagaggtatgtgagggatgatcagcagtctatggaggaggatggaataacggggacatttatagaggaggacactcctacagagatcagcacaggtgggtcattaacactaaatacattcctccacccatactgctcactgattggtccagagtag